One Natrinema sp. DC36 genomic window, TTCGTCCTGCAACACGGCGTCGGTCAGGAACTCGACGCGCTCGTCCTCCGACAGGCCGTGGTAGCCGATTCCCTCCGCTTCGAGGGCCTCGGCGATGGCGTCGGTGTGTTTTTGCTGGTGGTCCCGCAGGTCGAGACTCGCGAGCGAAAAGCCAAAGGTCGCGACCTGCCGGCGGATCGGATCGACGTGGGACTCGACGACACTCTCGGCCCCGTTGTTGCGTAGGCTCGTCGCGATAACCTCGAGGTCCTTAAGGAGGTCGTCGACCTCGTCGTAGCCGCCCGGTCGGACGTCGCCGACGCGGCGGAGTCGCTCGCGCATAAGTTGGAGTTTCTGGCGATAGGGCTCGCCGGGGTAGCGCTCCTCGGCCGTACGTGCGCTACCCGGCAACCGTTCACGATCGCGCTCCAGGGAGGCCTGAAACGCCGAGCCGGCGTCGATCCGGCTCCCGTCCTGGCTCAGGATGCCCGAGAGGCGTTTGAGCTGATCGCGGTAGCGCTCCAAGATGACCTCGCGCTGGCGCTCTAAGGTGTTCGCGGTCACCTCGGGGGTCACGTACGGGTTGCCGTCGCGGTCGCTACCCGCCCACGAGCGGAACTCGAAGAGCTTCGGAATGTCGAGGGTTCCGGGGATTTCCTCATTGATCGTTTCGGCGAACTCATCGTAGACCTCGCCGACGACGTCGAACAGCGTGTTCTCAAGGTACCACTGGACGTTACGCGCCTCGTCTTCGGGCGCGGGCTGGCGGTTGCGGACCTGCGGGGTCTGCCAGAGACTCGTCACCTCGGCGTCGATATCGCGCCAGACCTGCCTCTCTTCCTTGTCGGTCAGCAACTGTTCGTCCAGCGTCTCGAGACACGTTGCAATCTCACGAAGTTTGGATTTGACCGTCTTACGCCGTGCTTCAGTCGGGTGAGCGGTGAACGTCGGTTCGATCAGCATGTCGTTGAGAATCTGTCTGACGGTTTCGATATCAGCTTCGCCGAGTTCTTCGGCCGCCGTCTCGAGGCTATCGTCGAGGATTCCTTCGTGAGATTCGGTTCGGATCGTCCGAACCCGCTCGCGCTCTTCGGCGAGGTTGATAAGTTCGAAATAGGTTGTAAACCCGCGAGCGACGATCTGCTGGTGATGAGACGACAGGTCTTCGAGCTCCGCGATCAGCGGCTTCCGGGACTTCCCGTCCCCGGATCGGTATTCGATCGAGGACCGACGAGACGATTCGACCGCTTCGAACGCTTTGCGAGAGGTCTGGTCCTCGAGGATGTTACCGAGCAACACGCCGAGCTCGCGGACATCCTGACGGATATCCCTGTTATGGAGTCGCATAACCCAACCTCTGTCGCTGTCGCCAAAAAGGACTAGGAGAACGACTATCGAGGCAGACTGGGCTGTTTCCCTACGGTGATCCGTCCGTCCCGCGAGCGGCGGTTGCGCTAAGCGGAAGGGTCAACCACAAGTATGCGATCTGTGAGTAGTGTGTCGTGTGTGGCACAATGTGCCAAACACCGAAGGGAGGCACAATCTTTCTCTCGTATTGTCTGTCCGAATACTGACCGCGAACCGTAACACGTCCCGAGAGGATCGTCCGTATGAAACCCCTTCCGGTTATATTCTGGCAAGTATGTTATTTATATTGATTACTTATAATGGGTCTCCGCGAAGAGCTACTATGATACGGTCTATCACCTCACGATCCGCGATTCATGTTCAAAAGCGGGCGATCGTCAAAACCATTTGTTATCGACTGGCCATGCTCCTGATTACAGTAACTGTTGCGTGGTCGGTCATCGGTGACGTGAATGCCGCGCTAAATATCGGTCTCGTCGCTAACCTCGTGAAGACCGGAACGTACTATATCTACGAGCGGACGTGGGATCGCATTATGTGGGGAGTCGCAACCTGAGTCCTACTACTCCGCCCCCATCTAGTTGCATATTAAGAGATTATATACTATGGCACAATAAATACTATATCCGTGCATATCGCAGAACGTGGTGATGTTTGACATCCAAGATAATCCTGGAAAAGAATCGTCGTATGAATGTTTACAGTGCGGTGAAATCACACGTTCAACGTCTCACCCTGGAAATTGTCCAACATGTAATAGGGTAATGCAGAACCGGGCAAATTCCCTCGAATAACTTTCAATCCTCGTTTTTAGCCTGCTATCTCTACAGGGTAGCCAAAGCAGTAGGTATTGGCCGTCAGTACGAAGAGAGAGAGAGACCCGTTATTTACACTCTGCTAACTCGACCGTGTCGCAGAACATCTTGCGTTAAGACTGAGTGGGAGGTGTAGTACCGCTAGCTGGTGGTGGGTATAAATCTAAACTACCAATCTCTGAACTGAAACTATTGTGGAACTTGAAACTCGTGTTCTCATCCATGAGAACCAGCTAGAGACCCCTTCAGCCGGGATTCTGTTTCAATACCCAAATAGACTAAGCGGTGTAGATCATTTCCGCCCACACTTTCGAATCAGCCGATAGATGAATCCGCGGAGTGATCGCCCGTTTCAGTCCCGATTTCGTGAAACAAGTGATCAGCCGCATCTCAGATGACAATGCGCTCTCTTTGGTTAAAACATCGGTTTGAGTGCCAATGCTTATTCGGTGAACGGATCTACTTAGGTTGATGGCTAAGATCGAGATCACTGCCGAGGAATTGCTTGCTGAGGCCCGCCAGCGCATTGATGAAATCTCCGCCGAGGAAGCAATCAACCGCCACGGCGACGGGGAGGTAGTGTTCGTTGACGTACGAGATGAGAACGAACTTGACGACGGGTTGATTCCGGGCACGGAACACGTACCCCGCGGCATGATCGAGTTCAAGGCCGACCCGACCAGCAACTACCATAACCTCGCATTCGATCCAGACAAGCAGTATGTCTGTTACTGCGCGGTTGGGTTACGCTCGGCATTCGTGACGGACCGCCTCAGGAGGATGGGCTACGATATCGTCAACCTTGACGGCGGGATTAAGGCCTGGCGCGATGCTGGCGGGGCGGTCGTCCCCTATGAGGTGGCGACAGCGTAACCTGTTCGTAGCGTACACTGCGATAGCGACCCTGTCGATAAACGATCAATCATCGGCGGGATCAACGACTTCTGCGTCTCTCGTTCCCCACATTTTCCGGAGACCGGCATGGACGATGAACGCTGATAGTCCGAGTAGCGACACAACGGTGAGGATTTGCACGGCGGTTGAGACGAGCGAGAGTGGTGACGTAGACTCAACCCACGCCGGATCGAGAAGCCGCGCTACATTCGAGGACGTGAGATAGACCAATGCCGAGGCGCTCATTGCGAAGACGAAGGCAGCTCCCGCGAGCATCGCCACCCGGATTCGGTTCCTGTCACTGGACGCCAGCCAGACCGCAAGCGTGAACATCGAGAGGCTGGCGAAAATTTGGACCGACCCGCCGAACAGCGGCCACACTATATTCCACGAACCGCTGGCGACAAGCAGGTAGGCGGCGATGGTCTGGAGACTCGCGCTTGGAACGGGCCGAGAAAGGAGGCTACTTGTCGGTCCGTCCGTCGATTCAGTAATTTCGTCGAGGAAGTATCGTCCAAGACGGATCGAAGTATCGACAGTGGTGAGCGCAAACGCCGAGAGCATCAACGCCAGGAAGGCTGCGCCGACGCCTGGCGGGACGCCGACAGCACTTAGAATAATGCCGCCGCCGGTGGCGAATGACGGGAGGGCGAGCTTCAGGCCAGTTCCTGTTGGGATTTGAGGAACGACCGCGATGGCACCCACGGCGATAACGGCAAGGACCCCCTCGAAGAGCGTTGTCCCGTACCCAATAGCCTGAGCATCGGTTTCACGGGAGAGTTGCTTGGGCGTCGTCCCACAACAGACCATGGAGTGGAGTCCACACACTGCGCCACAGAAAATGGTCGGAAACAGCATCGGAACGAGCGGTCCAACTCCGCCGAAGTCGTCACTCATGAACCCGGTGAACGGCTGCAGGTTCATGGTCAATGGCTCTGTAGCGGTGCCGAAGATGGTCCCGATGACGACGGCGAGGAGCATCCCAAAAAGGCCGGCGTACAGCAGGAACGATGAAAGATAATCCCGCGGCTGAAGCAACACCCACACTGGAAGGACGCTAGCGACGCACGCATACCCGAGGATAAGGAGGAACCACGCAGAGACGTTGGGGTTCATCACCGTTGGAATGGGAAGTCTCGTGCCGTCCGAGACCAGCACGAGCGGGTGATCGAGACCGAGGAATACACCGGCCATGACGCCCGCGCCAAACAGTATCGATCCCACCAGAAACGGCAGATTGAGGCGCTTCCAATAGACGCCGAACAGAACCGCAAGTACAACGTAGAAGACGCTTGCCGTCGCGGCACTCGGGAAGGCATCGAAGATGACTGCCGTCATGAACGAGAGGACGCCGATGACGAGCAGGTTCGCGGCCACGGCGATCGACAGCAGCATTCGCTTCCCATCGCCGCCGACGTAGCGGTTGAAGATGTGGCCAATCGAGCGTCCATCATGACGGATACTGGCGACCAGCGTCACAAAGTCATTGAGCCCGCCAAAGATGACCGTTCCAACGACGATCCAAAGTACTGCGGGGACCCACCCCCAAGCGAGTGCCGCAGTAATCGGACCGATGATCACTGCCCCGCCAGCGATACTAGAGAAGTGGTGACCGAATAGTACGGCCTTCGGTGATGGCACGTACTCCATGCCGTCCCGATGGCGGTGTGCAGGCGTCGTACGATCCTCGTCGAGGTCGAACGATCGATGCAGGAATCGACCGTACACCATGTAAGCGATAGCAAAGATGACAACCGTCACGCCGAGGACCGTAAGTAACTTGGTCATCTCTGCGTCACTCTCCTCCGGGTACACGTTTCTGCCTTACGAATCAGTCGGGGGGCGCTGTCAGATTAGAGTTTGAAGGAGTGAGGCGGTAGAATTCGTTGAGCTATGCCAGAATTCCACCGCCTCACCGGATCTAGCATCGAGATAGTTAGATTTTGTGGAGCGCGAGCAGACACCGCGCGAGCTCATGGAACTCAGTATCCACTCTAGTTGTGCGGATTATCACTTTCAGATACTGTCTCTGTCTTAGAGTGCTTCGGTGTCGAACGGGCGCGCTCGACCGTTCATAACTGGGTCCAAAAAGCCGACTTACAGCCGACAGACGGTGCCCAGCCGGATCACATCGCACTCGACGAAACCGTGATCCACCTCGACAATCGGCGCTACTGGCTGTACGCTGCTGTCGATCCCGAAACGAACAAATTTCTCCACGTTAGGCTGTTTCCGACGCGGAACGAGGGTGTTACCTCGATCTTTCTCTCTGAACTCACCGAGAAACACGATGTCGACAACGCCGTGTTTCTCGTCGATTCTGGACCGTGACTGATAGCTGCATTCAACCGACACGGCCTCCGATTTCGACACGAAACACACGGAAATCGGAACGCCGTTGAACGTCTCTTTAAAGAAGTAAAACGATGAACCTACCAGTTCGGAAATTGTTTCAGAAACGCCGAACCGAATACCGCCAAAACTTGACTCCAGAGCTACGCGTACGTATGGAATCAACTAATCTGAACACGGCCAGTCGGGGTGACACCCCATGCATTTTGATCTCACAGCCGCTCGTACCGAACTATTCTACCGCAGATATGCCTTTAAACTGCCGAAACGCCAGAATAGCTGGTCTCGCTTAATACACTTGATTAACTCAATAATCAAGCGTGATTTTATGGGAGTCGGCTCCCTTTCCGAACCACGAACGATGGAATCCAGCAGGAAATCGGCTCTCGAGGGTGAACGAGTGTGAATCGCGAATCAGCGTCAGTGCAGAACCGCTCGAAAAATTCCTTCGATCGAAGTCGAAGGGTGGGAAGGGAAGTGGGAACTACCAGCGGAATCTCGAGCGCTGCGTCGACGACTTCCTCGAGTGGCTCGAGGGGGATCCCCACTCGGGCGGGACGTTCGACGAACTCGACGAGCGAACCTTCCGGCGATACGCGCGCGAGCTCACAAGCCGGGACCTCGCACCGGGGACGGTTCGAACGTACTACGCGCAAGTCAGCGCCTACATCGGCTGGTGTGTTCGCGAGGGGCTCCTCGAGGCGAACTACCCCCAGCGGAACGTCGCGAAGGAGCCGCTCCCCGACAACGATGGGCGACGTCCGGGGATCAGCAGGCCTGGACCGACGAACACCGGTCACTGATCACACGGTACGTCGACGAACGCGCACACGATGCTGCCGACGAGAAGGGGTTCGACGCTATTCAGGAGTTCCGGGACCGAGCGCTCGTCTACGTCCTCTGCTACTCCGGGGTTCGCGGCGGAGAGATTGTTGCTGATCCCAAGGACGAGCGGCGCAACGGCCTCAAGTGGGGTGACGTCTCCCTCGAGGATCGGAAGATGACCGTCCTCGCGAAAAAACAGAACTGGTCCGATCGATCGCTGACGAAATAAGTGACAAATCTCATGTCGCGATACGAAGAACTGATCGACCCGGCTGGGGACGACTGGCCGGTATTTCCGACGTTCCATCTTCCGATGCTCTACGAGACGCTTCGAGCGGGACTCCGTGAAGAACATGATTGGCCCGCGGACGATATCGAGGAGTTCGTCGACGGGTTCACGGGCCAACTGGACGTGTTCGACGCACTCCGTGACTACGAATTAGCGCCGTCCTCGATCAACACGGACGGTGCTCGCCGAATCATGCGATTGTTGTGCGAGGAAGCCGAGATCGACCTCGAAGGGAAACACGGCTATCTCGCACCACACGGTGGACGTCGCGGTGCCGGCGAGGTAATGGTCCGACAGCGCGGCTTCACTGCCGCTGCTCGTCTTCTCGATAACAGCGAGGAAGTAGTTCGGAAGTCCTACTCACATATCGAGGTGAAAGAAATGGCCAAAGACGCCGGCGATGCGTTCGCAGAGCACGATACATGAGCGCTTTTTGATGGATCCCGGAACAACAGATGGAATTAAGAAACTCCCCTCGAGGAAGCCCCAGTAGCGGAGCTCGAAAAGAAGCTTCACGACCATTACGTGGATCTAACCAGAGAAACGGGGAGCAGACTGCAGGCCCTACTATCCAAACGCTGAGGGAATCGGAGAGTCGGAAGGGCGCGGATCTCCGGCTTGCGTGACTCGGAATTCATCCCCCCCTCAGGTGGAGGGAGATGTCAACCTGTATTTTTCATTCCTGCTGCAATCCCCTTGACCGTCAGTCGGAGCGTTCGCTCTTCGATATCCGTTCGGTGGTTCCGACCTCGATCTCGAGGCCAACTGAGGGGGGTTCGAACTCTTCTTCCGTAAGTTTCGACGGAGCGTTTCCACCAGAGGCTCAGAAATACCGCACAACTTAATCGAGAGACCTGCCAACTAGCAGTATGGTTCGTCGAAGCGTGCTGTTCGCCCCCGGTGACAAACCCGCTCTCATGCGGAAAGCCGCCGAGAGCGACGCCGACGTCGTTGTCTTCGACCTCGAGGACGCAGTCGCCCCGGCAGACAAACAATGCGCACGCGAGGCCGTCCGAGAGGTGCTCGACGACGTCGAGTCCGACAGCGAAGTCTGCGTTCGCGTGAACCCGATCGGCATCTCGGCTGCGATCGACCTCGAGGTCGTTCTCGAGGGGCCCAACCCGGACAGCGTGATGCTCCCGAAGACGGAGGCAGCCGAGGACGTCCGAACGGTCGATCGGCTGCTCGAGGAACGCGACGCCGAGTTCCCGGTGCTGTCGCTCATCGAGTCCGCTGCTGGTGTCCTCCGGGCCGACGATATCGCGACGGCCGACGCGACAGATGCGTTGCTGTTCGGGGCGGAGGACCTCGCGGCAGACATCGGCGCAATTCGAACCAGCGAGGGAACGGAGGTGTTGTACGCCCGCGAGCGGACCGTGATCGCGGCCAGCGCCGCCGGCGTCGACGCGATCGACATCGTCTTCACCGATTACACAGACGTGGACGGACTTCGAGAGGAGACGACGTTTGCTGCGGGACTCGGTTACGACGGCAAAATGGCGATCCATCCCGACCAGGTCCCGATCATCAACGACGCGTTCACGCCAGACGACGAGGACGTCGAGTGGGCCGAACGCGTGCTGGACGCGCAGGGTCAGACGGACGCGGGCGTGTTCGAAGTCGACGGCGAGATGATCGACGCTCCGCTCATCGCACAGGCCGAGCGCATTGTGGAACGCGCCCGACAGGCGGAGTGACAGCCGGCGCTGTACGTCCGAATCCGAACGGAACGGAGCTCTTCCTGCCCGTTGTGTGCTCTCGCTCTCGTCGCGTGAGCCGAGGTTATCCGTCGATTCGAGTGCGAGACGGACGAATGTGCTCGACTATTCGATGGGAACGCCTATTCCGCCACCCGTCGCTTCAGAGCGTATGAAGGCTGTCGTTCGGGCTAACTTCGACGAGAGTGTCTCCGCCTACGACGCCTCCGAGCGGCGAACCGGCCGGTTCACAGCGCTCGCGTGGCTGCTGGCCGCCAAGATGTCGGCTCGAGCGGACGGTCCCTTCGCGACCGTCCTCGACGCCAGGATCGGTATGGGCGCGAGTACGCACGTCTTCGCCGCCCTCGACTGGGAGTCGCGGTCGCAGTCAGGAGCAAACGAGATCGAGGCAGCGCCCGACGATGTGTTCACCGTCACCGCAGGCACCTAGCGGTTCGCAACGACGACCGCGGACGTCCGGCGCTTCCACGCTATCCCAGCGATGGCGGCGCGCCTCTACCCGAAATCGAGAGCGAAGAACGCGTCGCGAAGGCGCGCGACCTGCTCGACGGTCTCGAGGGAACCGTCGAACAGCGATGGCGATGGATAGTCGACGTCGTCGAATAATCTCCGGTACGTACCGTTTCGGCCCCGGTCGACCGGAATCGCTACGTTTCGCGCTCTCGTTTCAGCGAGAGCGCCGTCCGATCGAACTCGCAGACCAGCAGCTCGTCAGGATAGTTCACTTTGAACACCTCGACGTGCATGATGACGATGCCGCGCTCGCCGTCGCTGGTCTCGCGCTTGTCTGTCACCATCGACTGGACGCGGATGGTGTCCCCGTGGTGAACGGGGTTCGGGTGCTCGACGTTGTCGTAGGATAGATTCGCGACGATGGTCCCGTCGGTCGTGTCCGGAATCGTGATCCCAACGGCTAGGCTCATCGTGTAAAGGCCGTTGACCAGCCGCTCGCCGAACTGCGTCTCCGAGGCGAACTCCGCGTCGAGGTGGAGCGGCTGCTGGTTCATCGTCATATCACAGAACTGCTGGTTGTCGCGCTCGCTGATTGTCCGTCGCTTCTCGTGTTCGATGGTCTCGCCGACCTCGAACTCCTCGTAGTAGCGTCCCGTCACAGTCAGATGATGGTCCCGTGTTTCTTGTCGGGCAGGTCCTTCTCGACGCTCTCGTAGAACGTGAAGCGGTTGGTGAGTTCCTCGCGCAGCGAGCTCGGCGGGACGATCTCGTCGATAACGACCTCGCTGGCCATCCGATGGATGTCGATGTCCTCGCGGTACTCCTCGCGGAGCTCCTGCTCCACACGCTCGCGCTCGTCGGGATCGTCGATCTCGGCGAGCTTGCGGGCGTAGACAGCGTTGATCGCCGCTTCGGGCCCCATAATGGCGATCTCGCCAGAGGGGAGGCCGATGACGCTTTCCGGATCGTAGGCCGGCCCCGACATCGCGTAGATGCCCGCACCGTAGGCCTTGCGTACGACGACTGACTGCTTGGGGACCGTCGCCGACGAGGTCGCGTATATCATCTTCTTGCCCTGCTCGAGGATGCCCTCTTTTTCGACCTGCGAGCCGGCCATGAAGCCAGGGGTGTCACAGAGGTAGAGGAGTGGGATGTCGTAGGCGTCACAGGTCCAGATGAATTGGGCCGCCTTCTCCGCGGCGTCCGGGAAGATCGCGCCGGCCCGGTGGGCGGGCTGGTTGGCCACGATGCCGACCGGGCGGCCGTCGATCCGGGCGAAGGAAGTGATGATCTCCTTCCCGAACTGCGGTCGCAACTCGAGTGTCGACCCGGCGTCGACGACCCGGTTGATAACGTCGAACATGTCGTAGCCCTTGTTGGGCTCCTGCGGAACGATAGCGTCGATCTCCGCCGGGGAGTCGGATGGCACCCGTCCGTCTGTTCGGGGCGGCTTCTCGTCGCTGTTGTTCGGCAGGTAGCCGATGAGTTTCGCGACTAGTTCTCGGGCGTGCTCCTCGTCCTCGGCGATGAGGTCCGCGCTCCCGGAGTACTGCGCGTGCACGTCTGGACCGCCGAGTTCCTGTAAGTCGATCTGCTCGCCGGTGACCATCTCGACCATGCGCGGAGAGGCGATCGCCATTGCGCTCACGTCCCGGACCATGACGGTGAAGTCGGCGAATATGGGCGTGTAGGCCGCCCCGGCGATACAGGGCCCGTAGAGGACGCAGATCTGGGGAACCCGCCCGGAGAGCATCGAGTGGTTGTAGTAGTACTTCCCGATTCCCTCGCGGTTCGCGAAGAAACCGGTCTGCTGGTCGATCCGACCGCCCGAGGAGTCCATCAGGTACAGCACCGGCTTACCGGTCTTCAGGGCGCGCTGTTGCATTCGAAGGAACTTTTCGACGCCCTTCGCGGCCATACTGCCGCGCTTGACCGTGTAGTCGTTGGCCATGAAGTGGACGTCTCGGCCTTCGAACTCGGCGGCGCCCGTGATGAGACCGTCGGCCGGCAGCCGGTCGTCGGTGTCCTCGTCGGCGTTCGCACCGCCCGGATGCCAGTCGTCGAACGCCGCGAACTTTCCGTCCTCGAAGAGGAAGTCGTCGCCGAACCAGAGGTCGAGCCGGTCCCGGACGAACAACTTCCCTTGCTCGGGCAGTTGCTCGCGGTACTTCTCCGGACCGCCCTCGAGGATCTCGTCGATCTCCTCGAGCAGTGCTTCCTCGCGGGCCGTCGGTCCGAGGTCCGCGTTCGGTTCGGTCCCTGTTGCCGCGTCGACCCCGCTGCCGGCCGTCGCGTCAGACCCACCGTCGTAGGACGCGCTGCCGAGTTCGTTGCCGCCGTCGGTGACGACGGTCACGTCGTCCCGGTACTGCGACGCCATCGCCTCGGCGATCGCCCGTGCCTGTGCTTCGGTCGCGTCGTCTGAAATTCTGACTCGCATTGTGTTCACTCTAACGTAACGAGGGTGTCGCCCATGTCGACGGAATCGCCCTCGGAAATCGGGACCGATTCGACCGTCCCGTCGCTGACGGCGACCACGTCGTTCTCCATCTTCATCGCCTCGAGCACGCAGACGACGTCACCGGCGGCGACTTCGTCGCCCGGTTCGACGGCGACCGAGAGAATAGTTCCCTGCATCTCGGCGGTGACGGCGTCGGCGGTGGCGACCTCGGGGGTCACGTCCGATCCCGACTCACCGCCGGTAGCGGTCCCGCCGTCGGCGTTTCCGGCTGTCGTTTGCGGGACCCCGCCCTCGATGACGACGTTGAACCGACGGCCGTCGACCTCGACGGTGACCTCCGTGGTCTCGGTCCGCGTGCCATCGCCGCCGGTTGTCTCCGCGGGTCCCCATCGATCGACGGCCGCCTCGAGTGCATCGTCGTCGAGTTCCCGGTCTAGATATTTCGTGGTGTGCTCCCCGGCGACGAAGGTCTCGTCGTCGAGCATGAGTCGGTGGAACGGGATCGTCGTATGTACGCCCTCGACAGCGAAATGCTCGAGCGCGCGCTTCGAGCGCTCGAGGCAGTGCTCGCGGTCGTCGCCCCTGACGATCAGCTTCGCGATCATCGAGTCGTAGTCGCCACCGATCTCCGCGCCTTGCGCGACCGCGTGATCGAGGCGAACGCCGATACTCGCCGGCGGTCGGTAGGTCGTTAGTTGCCCGGGCGTGGGAGCGAAGTCGGCGGCCGGATTCTCGGCGTTGATGCGGTACTCGATCGCGTGGCCGTCGATTTCCACGTCATCCTGGGCGAAGGCGAGTTCCTCGCCGGCGGCGACCCGCAATTGCCACCGGACGATGTCGATACCGGTCACCTCCTCGCTGACGGTGTGTTCGACCTGAATGCGGGTGTTCACCTCCATGAAGTAGAACTCGCTGTCCTCGACCAGGAATTCGACGGTCCCGGCGTTCGCGTACCCGGCTTCGCGGACGCCCTGACGGGCGGCCTCGCCGATGTCCGTGCGCAACTCGGCGTCGAGCGCCGGGCTCGGAGCTTCCTCGATGACCTTCTGGTGACGGCGCTGGAGCGAACAGTCGCGCTCGCCGAGGTGCCGGACGTTTCCGTGGCAGTCGGCGATCACCTGCACCTCGATGTGTTTGGGCGCCTCGAGATACTTCTCGACGTAGACCGAATCGTTGCCGAAGTACGCCTCGCCCTCGCGCCGCGCGC contains:
- a CDS encoding carbon starvation CstA family protein; translated protein: MTKLLTVLGVTVVIFAIAYMVYGRFLHRSFDLDEDRTTPAHRHRDGMEYVPSPKAVLFGHHFSSIAGGAVIIGPITAALAWGWVPAVLWIVVGTVIFGGLNDFVTLVASIRHDGRSIGHIFNRYVGGDGKRMLLSIAVAANLLVIGVLSFMTAVIFDAFPSAATASVFYVVLAVLFGVYWKRLNLPFLVGSILFGAGVMAGVFLGLDHPLVLVSDGTRLPIPTVMNPNVSAWFLLILGYACVASVLPVWVLLQPRDYLSSFLLYAGLFGMLLAVVIGTIFGTATEPLTMNLQPFTGFMSDDFGGVGPLVPMLFPTIFCGAVCGLHSMVCCGTTPKQLSRETDAQAIGYGTTLFEGVLAVIAVGAIAVVPQIPTGTGLKLALPSFATGGGIILSAVGVPPGVGAAFLALMLSAFALTTVDTSIRLGRYFLDEITESTDGPTSSLLSRPVPSASLQTIAAYLLVASGSWNIVWPLFGGSVQIFASLSMFTLAVWLASSDRNRIRVAMLAGAAFVFAMSASALVYLTSSNVARLLDPAWVESTSPLSLVSTAVQILTVVSLLGLSAFIVHAGLRKMWGTRDAEVVDPADD
- a CDS encoding acetyl-CoA carboxylase biotin carboxylase subunit, with product MFEKVLVANRGEIAVRVMAACEELDIETVAVYSDADRDAGHVEYADEAYNVGPAPASESYLDQAEIVDIAERAGADAIHPGYGFLAENADFARRVESMVGVTWVGPPSDAMETLGEKTKARSVMQEAGVPVVPGTIEPVDDAEEVRELGDEFGYPIAIKAEGGGGGRGMKIVRSEAEVEDALESARREGEAYFGNDSVYVEKYLEAPKHIEVQVIADCHGNVRHLGERDCSLQRRHQKVIEEAPSPALDAELRTDIGEAARQGVREAGYANAGTVEFLVEDSEFYFMEVNTRIQVEHTVSEEVTGIDIVRWQLRVAAGEELAFAQDDVEIDGHAIEYRINAENPAADFAPTPGQLTTYRPPASIGVRLDHAVAQGAEIGGDYDSMIAKLIVRGDDREHCLERSKRALEHFAVEGVHTTIPFHRLMLDDETFVAGEHTTKYLDRELDDDALEAAVDRWGPAETTGGDGTRTETTEVTVEVDGRRFNVVIEGGVPQTTAGNADGGTATGGESGSDVTPEVATADAVTAEMQGTILSVAVEPGDEVAAGDVVCVLEAMKMENDVVAVSDGTVESVPISEGDSVDMGDTLVTLE
- a CDS encoding CoA ester lyase — encoded protein: MVRRSVLFAPGDKPALMRKAAESDADVVVFDLEDAVAPADKQCAREAVREVLDDVESDSEVCVRVNPIGISAAIDLEVVLEGPNPDSVMLPKTEAAEDVRTVDRLLEERDAEFPVLSLIESAAGVLRADDIATADATDALLFGAEDLAADIGAIRTSEGTEVLYARERTVIAASAAGVDAIDIVFTDYTDVDGLREETTFAAGLGYDGKMAIHPDQVPIINDAFTPDDEDVEWAERVLDAQGQTDAGVFEVDGEMIDAPLIAQAERIVERARQAE
- a CDS encoding rubrerythrin-like domain-containing protein; protein product: MFDIQDNPGKESSYECLQCGEITRSTSHPGNCPTCNRVMQNRANSLE
- a CDS encoding rhodanese-like domain-containing protein; amino-acid sequence: MAKIEITAEELLAEARQRIDEISAEEAINRHGDGEVVFVDVRDENELDDGLIPGTEHVPRGMIEFKADPTSNYHNLAFDPDKQYVCYCAVGLRSAFVTDRLRRMGYDIVNLDGGIKAWRDAGGAVVPYEVATA
- a CDS encoding DUF2061 domain-containing protein, whose amino-acid sequence is MIRSITSRSAIHVQKRAIVKTICYRLAMLLITVTVAWSVIGDVNAALNIGLVANLVKTGTYYIYERTWDRIMWGVAT
- a CDS encoding MaoC family dehydratase; translated protein: MTGRYYEEFEVGETIEHEKRRTISERDNQQFCDMTMNQQPLHLDAEFASETQFGERLVNGLYTMSLAVGITIPDTTDGTIVANLSYDNVEHPNPVHHGDTIRVQSMVTDKRETSDGERGIVIMHVEVFKVNYPDELLVCEFDRTALSLKRERET
- a CDS encoding acyl-CoA carboxylase subunit beta; its protein translation is MRVRISDDATEAQARAIAEAMASQYRDDVTVVTDGGNELGSASYDGGSDATAGSGVDAATGTEPNADLGPTAREEALLEEIDEILEGGPEKYREQLPEQGKLFVRDRLDLWFGDDFLFEDGKFAAFDDWHPGGANADEDTDDRLPADGLITGAAEFEGRDVHFMANDYTVKRGSMAAKGVEKFLRMQQRALKTGKPVLYLMDSSGGRIDQQTGFFANREGIGKYYYNHSMLSGRVPQICVLYGPCIAGAAYTPIFADFTVMVRDVSAMAIASPRMVEMVTGEQIDLQELGGPDVHAQYSGSADLIAEDEEHARELVAKLIGYLPNNSDEKPPRTDGRVPSDSPAEIDAIVPQEPNKGYDMFDVINRVVDAGSTLELRPQFGKEIITSFARIDGRPVGIVANQPAHRAGAIFPDAAEKAAQFIWTCDAYDIPLLYLCDTPGFMAGSQVEKEGILEQGKKMIYATSSATVPKQSVVVRKAYGAGIYAMSGPAYDPESVIGLPSGEIAIMGPEAAINAVYARKLAEIDDPDERERVEQELREEYREDIDIHRMASEVVIDEIVPPSSLREELTNRFTFYESVEKDLPDKKHGTII